Genomic window (Phragmites australis chromosome 5, lpPhrAust1.1, whole genome shotgun sequence):
CTTACTGCCTACTGGCTACTGCTACTTCCAGGATTTCAATTTcatgttacttttttttttccaccggtgaaaagaccaaaattcatgaaattttagttatttttcgTCCTTTGCTATGTGAATCACAAATGTCAGTGGAAGAAAATTTCGGAATTAGTTATTTTGTCCCCTCCAAAATTCCTGAAATTCGcaaaatttcactaaaatttcaacaaaaattttaatccctgacTACCTCGTAGTTCATAGAAATAGACCCACAAGAGGGGACTATATTCGACACATGTCAAATGTAGCGGCACACAAGAGAAGGCTTGGAGAGGTAAAAAACCAAGAGAAGGCTGAACACTTGATTTTGCTCAAAACATGTCTGAACCTCTTTTTCTGTATGTTACTAGTACATTGGAAGCAGTCATCCTGCACCCCTTAAAACACAGCACATACTTGCTATATATAAGCAAAAACACCAAAACATTCCTGTCCATTTCCTGCAGTGATCTTACCACACTGCACTTCTATTTTACAGTAGTACATACAACAGAAGGCTACATGATCAGTCCTCAAAAAGACACAGAAAGTGAGGACCGTGTGATCTTTACTTCAAACTGGTTGTCCACTACGAAACTTGCTGAAGACATTGCGAAAATCAGAGGCGGACGATCTGAACATGCTTCTGTTATGACTGCGGGACGATTGTGCCAATGTAGCCGATACCGACAATGAAGAAAGCGATTGACTGAAAGAAGAGGTATATGAAGAAATGGTCCTTCCCATACGCAACATCATAGCATCCGCAGGAGAAGAGGAAGGCTCCCACGCCGAGCTCCGTAACGTGTAGCCTGAATTTTGTTATTGAAAATTAGTTTCAGGGCTTAAAGAAAACACCGGGAAGATGGTAGAATTCATTTTTGTTCCATACCTCTCCCATATCCTCATAAACTGTTTCATGAACTGTCTCTTGTTCGCTTTACTAGACGATTTCATCTTCAGAGCGTTGCCGAGCTTCTCTGTGACGACCCATTCGTTGGCCCTGCCAGCCTCTAACAAGCCGATCAATGTGGCCTTGGTTCTGTGCAGTGACATGACGTTCTCAAAGGCGACCCAGAAGAAAAGCAAGTGAAAAGACCTGCAAAATCCGACGTCTTCGAGTTAAGCAAGCATGTGGTCTGATCACCAAGAATCATCTTTTATGGCCATATTTCATTGGCTTTGTAAGGTTTTCGAATAGATTTTCACCTGGGAGTTCCAACAGCATTGAGGAGGGTGATGCATGAGGGAATGTAGACACAGCCCCACTTCGGTATCCGGACCTCGGGGACAAAGATCGTTGCTGGGATAATTAGGCAGTAGAACGTGAAGGTTATAATATGTGCCACGATCTTGCGTATCAGGAAGAAGTTGTAGATGACATGGATCTTCTTCCAGATTGTCACTTTCTGCAGCATGATCAACACCATGTGGGTTAGCAACACTTTCTGCTTGCCTTAAGTTTTCTGAACTTAATCGGATGTACTGTGTTTAGAGGGTTTAAATTTCTGAATTCATGTTTAGAATGTTTACAGAGACCTTATTTGTCACAATCTCCATCAGCATCTTCCTGAACAGGTTTGCCGGCCCACACGACCACCGGTGTTGCTGAAACCGGAAAGCCTTGAAAGTGCTCGGCAGCTCACTTTTCACCTGAAAAATTGCACATGTCGTGGATTAACTTCACTTCCCTCTTGGGCAATCTGAATGTACTATTGtctcaaaaagaagaaatggCTGCAATGCAATGAGAGCAATGCAGAAAGCTGCGCTGGATGCTAGCTGAAGTTGATGGATGCCATGATTGGCATGAACTGTACCTGAACATCACCCAGGTAGACAAACTTCCACCCCTTGAGGCTCGCCCGGATGGCGAGATCCATGTCCTCCACCGTGGTCCGGTCCTTCCACCCTCCCGCCTCGTTCACCGCAGAAATGCGCCACACGCCGGCAGTCCCTGGTTGCGAGAACGAATCAGATGCCATGGACAAGATGCGAATGTGGAATGCCAATTGCAGGTAGAGAGCACAGGATGTGAGCTTGGCTACCGTTGAAGCCGAAGAAGGCGCAGACGGAGGAGCTGACTTCTTGCTCCACCGTGAAGTGGTAATCCAGGGACATCTCCTGCATCCTCGTCATCAGGCACTCGTCTGCGTTCACTGGTCACCGCCAAGAAcaggagaaaaaaataatacagTCATCATGACCATCATCGTCCATGATAATCACGAGGAAAACGAGTGACAATGAAAACTGTGTACTAATAGAACAAAGAGATCGGCCAAGAAATCACAGCTAGACCACACGTAGTATAAAAGGGTTTTTTTCTGTGCATTATCAGTTGGGTAGACCAGACAAATAATTTACTGCTGCATTGGACCAGCACTGCCGCGGATACATGTGCATGTTACTTTTttgggataaatgcaaaaacccccccaaaagtcacttggattttgactttcccccccaaaagttgttttgttgcaaaaaaccccccaaaggtttgattttgttgcaaaaacacccctaaaaattcaaaaaaatttaaaacaaatcacaaaaaattctaaaaaaaactagagacaattataagaccttttgtgaaatttgttttcaaaaataatatcctttgcatcatatttcatagagagtaagtttgaaaaaaaagaaaaacgtgcaactcatttattaattcgagttaaatgcatagttaattatttactaatccaaaaatcatgaaacaaaattttttagtcttcttacatgatcctctatcttgtaaaaatacatgaaatcttgaa
Coding sequences:
- the LOC133918545 gene encoding glucomannan 4-beta-mannosyltransferase 1, with the protein product MDAAAALPEAWSQVRAPVIVPLLRLAVAVCLTMSVLLFLERLYMAVVIAGVRLLGRRPERRYRCDPVPEDDPELGPAAFPSVLVQIPMFNEREVYQLSIGAVCGLSWPAERLVVQVLDDSTDPVIKEMVRLECERWARKGINITYQIREDRQGYKAGALKAGMKHAYVRGCEFVAMFDADFQPEPDFLKRTIPYLVHNPEIALVQARWRFVNADECLMTRMQEMSLDYHFTVEQEVSSSVCAFFGFNGTAGVWRISAVNEAGGWKDRTTVEDMDLAIRASLKGWKFVYLGDVQVKSELPSTFKAFRFQQHRWSCGPANLFRKMLMEIVTNKKVTIWKKIHVIYNFFLIRKIVAHIITFTFYCLIIPATIFVPEVRIPKWGCVYIPSCITLLNAVGTPRSFHLLFFWVAFENVMSLHRTKATLIGLLEAGRANEWVVTEKLGNALKMKSSSKANKRQFMKQFMRIWERLHVTELGVGAFLFSCGCYDVAYGKDHFFIYLFFQSIAFFIVGIGYIGTIVPQS